The Pedosphaera parvula Ellin514 region CTATGCGCAGCCGACAAGGCTGGCGGCCAGCATGACAGCCTCGTTCAAACTGAATCAATCACCCGCAGAGCCGCTTTCTTTGCTGATTGAAGCCATGAACGACGATTCTCCACGCGAGTGTCGTATTCGGATGTTGCTTAATGACCGTGAACTGCTGGTTGGGTCAAATGGTTTTGCACATGGCCGATGGCAAACCCGTCAGTTCCTCATTCCTCGTGGAACGCTGCATTCGGGGACCAACCAATTTGTCATCAGCAATCTCGAAGCCAGTGGCAATACGGGACAGCCGCCATGGTTCATGGTGGCCCGCTGCGCCATAGCCGATAAAGATTACAAACTTTCCCGCATTAAAGAAGCGACATTACAGATTCAATTACCAAAGGAAGTCCGCCCATTTCCGCAGCCGTTGCCGGCCGATCATCCACAGCCAGGTTTCAAATTCCGGGGCACGAAAGGCTGGGCCTGGACAGAGAAACAGTATCTGGAAGAAATACCCTTTCTGGTCCGTTACAAAATGAATTTTCTGATGAATTGTTATATCTCGATGTTTACCTCGCCTTCCAATCACATCGGGAGATGGACAAATGAATGGTGGAAGCCATTGCCGGATGCAAAAAAGGAGGCTTACGCGCGGGTGATTCATGCATGTCAGGAGAATGGCATTACATTTTGTTTTGCGATTCATCCTCAACTCAGCTCTCCGCGCCCATTTGATTTCAGCAAGCCTGAAGAGGTGGATGAGCTTTATCAAAATTTTGACTGGGCACAAAGCCAGGGAGTCCACTGGTTCAGTGTTTCGCTCGACGATGTGAGTTGGACTGGGAAGGGGCCGCTTGTCGGCGGTACGCAGCACGCCAAATTGGTGAACACGGTAATTAAGCGGCTGCGCCAAAAGGATCCGGATGCTCAAATGATCTTCTGCCCGGGACCTTATTCAGGTGATGGAACCAATCCGACGGACCACGCTTACCTTCAGGCTCTCGGAAATGATCTCGACCCAGCGGTCTACATTTTTTGGACTGGAGATGGAGTTGCGGACCAAAAGATAACCAGAAAGGCAGCTGAGTCTTACAAGGGAGTTGTCCGTCATCGGCTGTTTTTATGGGACAATTATCCGGTCAACGACAGCGCTCCCACTTTGCATTTGGGGCCGCTTAGCGGGCGGGCTGCTGATTTATGCGAAGTGGCTGATGGTTACATGAGCAATCCCATGGCACTGCAGAATGAGATAAATCGCATCCCTTTGGCGACGTGCGCAGATTATTCCTACAATCCTTGGAGGTATGACCCGGATCGTTCCATTGGGCAGGCCATTCTTGGGCTGGCACAAACCATATCACAACAACTGGTGCTCAAGGAATTGGTCGAAACCTATCCTGGATTTCTCATTTCCGGTGGTGGCACAGGGGAAAATCCGGTGCGAAGAAAGTTTGAAGAACTGGCAGGGAGTCAGGATTCACGAACGGAAGCGCATGATTTTGTGCGTCACCTGGAAGACATTTCATTACGTTTGACAAAAGA contains the following coding sequences:
- a CDS encoding beta-N-acetylglucosaminidase domain-containing protein; amino-acid sequence: MCIQKLKLKSVVLVVSSLLAVVDITNAAPLFEGCGTNFQGGGRALFGSSFHARQGVNMVYAQPTRLAASMTASFKLNQSPAEPLSLLIEAMNDDSPRECRIRMLLNDRELLVGSNGFAHGRWQTRQFLIPRGTLHSGTNQFVISNLEASGNTGQPPWFMVARCAIADKDYKLSRIKEATLQIQLPKEVRPFPQPLPADHPQPGFKFRGTKGWAWTEKQYLEEIPFLVRYKMNFLMNCYISMFTSPSNHIGRWTNEWWKPLPDAKKEAYARVIHACQENGITFCFAIHPQLSSPRPFDFSKPEEVDELYQNFDWAQSQGVHWFSVSLDDVSWTGKGPLVGGTQHAKLVNTVIKRLRQKDPDAQMIFCPGPYSGDGTNPTDHAYLQALGNDLDPAVYIFWTGDGVADQKITRKAAESYKGVVRHRLFLWDNYPVNDSAPTLHLGPLSGRAADLCEVADGYMSNPMALQNEINRIPLATCADYSYNPWRYDPDRSIGQAILGLAQTISQQLVLKELVETYPGFLISGGGTGENPVRRKFEELAGSQDSRTEAHDFVRHLEDISLRLTKEFPGEFTEARQTVDEDVIWMKAKL